Proteins encoded in a region of the Stieleria neptunia genome:
- a CDS encoding efflux RND transporter periplasmic adaptor subunit — translation MNTTAPHLFSGLLVVCCCAYPCLGLSLGHAAPPQRETLAERDMPPQRLDTFSGFTEPFREIKLCLAESGSIDTVLIHRGMKVDAGQLLLTLDSDVLQANRNVAAAKAESRSRVDALIIEWDLKKQRYEKLQQLLSDGAGSVEEVRRAKADASVAMLQVDAAREEMRLRKLELREIEARIEQRRLYSPISGVITEVTKQPGEYVSPQESHVATVVQLDRLRVTLFVPTSVAGSLDSKTEVDLWLPETEQRCIGRVDYVGIVTEADSGRVRVDLLIDNPNRHYRSGVRCQLPFVGKKIRPTTLTAAPKD, via the coding sequence ATGAACACCACTGCCCCACATCTCTTCAGCGGCCTGCTGGTCGTTTGTTGTTGCGCATACCCGTGCCTCGGTTTGAGTCTCGGTCACGCCGCGCCGCCGCAACGCGAAACGCTGGCGGAACGCGACATGCCGCCGCAACGCCTCGACACCTTCAGCGGGTTCACCGAACCGTTTCGCGAAATCAAACTGTGCCTTGCCGAAAGCGGCTCGATCGACACGGTCTTGATCCATCGCGGAATGAAGGTCGATGCGGGGCAGTTGCTGTTGACGCTCGACAGCGACGTGCTGCAGGCCAACCGAAACGTCGCCGCCGCCAAAGCCGAGTCCAGATCGCGAGTCGATGCGCTGATCATCGAATGGGACTTGAAGAAACAACGTTATGAAAAACTTCAACAACTGCTCAGCGACGGTGCGGGCAGTGTCGAAGAGGTTCGCCGCGCGAAAGCTGATGCGTCGGTTGCCATGTTGCAGGTCGACGCGGCGCGGGAAGAGATGCGTCTGAGAAAACTGGAATTGCGCGAAATCGAAGCCCGCATCGAGCAACGACGACTCTACAGCCCGATCTCCGGCGTGATCACCGAGGTGACGAAGCAGCCGGGAGAGTACGTCTCGCCGCAGGAATCACATGTCGCCACCGTGGTTCAATTGGATCGGCTGCGTGTCACCCTGTTTGTGCCCACGTCGGTTGCCGGTTCGCTGGATTCAAAGACGGAGGTCGACCTGTGGTTGCCGGAAACCGAGCAACGCTGCATCGGCCGCGTCGACTATGTCGGTATCGTGACCGAAGCAGACAGCGGACGTGTGCGTGTCGACCTGCTGATCGACAACCCGAATCGTCACTATCGAAGTGGTGTGCGTTGTCAATTGCCGTTCGTCGGCAAGAAGATTCGCCCGACAACGCTGACGGCCGCGCCAAAGGACTAG
- a CDS encoding preprotein translocase subunit SecA produces MFQSRPCIANYRGITGQPKRGVQSVGKSTQDWIQRVRARGRQLESLDDQSFRASAARCRDRIRVRDDAVVLDNTIESFALTGEALRRTTGMSYYDVQLCGGFVLAAGTIAEIQTGEGKTITTALPTVLHAWSGRGVHVATTNDYLSSRDHDELKPVYDMLGFSVGLLQPQGPVEEKIEAYACDITYGPGYEFGFDFLKDQLAIRSRHQTRLGERFLRSLQGIDSHEATPAQRGHAFAIIDEADSVLIDEATTPLILAGGKSSAATSPALYQFARRISLDLSEDDDYIIDPIKRTIRLTPDGWKRIHQRFDSRPPGQLARPWSQLIENALRAERILQCDVDYVVQEGQVMIVDPNTGRIHDERKWSSGLHQAVEAKEQVEMTDENETHARITRQRYIGFYDGVAGLTGTASDSESELREFYRLPVVRIETNKPCVRQHLPLRCFDSCRNKFDAIADDAAGRSRRGQPVLIGTGTIQESKLLSRRLSEQGISHVVLNGLQDDEEASIVRRAGVSGAVTVATNMAGRGTDIKPDAGALAAGGLHVAAASMHACQRVDRQLAGRAARQGDPGSCQFYAAADDELIQSRGPDLAAEMIASAGPTGECRKDFSVALRRIQRQAEADALVQRQRMVAHDDWMESVQSSLARRA; encoded by the coding sequence ATGTTCCAGTCACGCCCCTGCATTGCCAACTATCGCGGCATCACCGGGCAACCGAAGCGCGGCGTGCAGTCGGTGGGGAAATCGACTCAAGACTGGATCCAGCGGGTTCGTGCCCGCGGCCGGCAACTCGAATCGCTCGACGATCAATCGTTTCGAGCCTCCGCCGCACGATGTCGCGACCGGATTCGTGTCCGCGATGATGCTGTCGTCCTGGACAACACGATCGAATCGTTTGCCTTGACCGGCGAGGCGCTGCGGCGGACCACCGGCATGTCGTACTACGACGTCCAGCTGTGCGGCGGTTTTGTGCTGGCCGCCGGAACCATCGCCGAGATTCAAACCGGTGAAGGCAAAACGATCACGACGGCGCTGCCCACGGTGCTGCATGCCTGGTCCGGGCGCGGCGTGCACGTCGCGACCACCAATGACTACCTGTCCAGCCGCGACCACGACGAACTCAAACCGGTCTATGACATGCTCGGGTTCAGCGTCGGACTGCTGCAGCCCCAAGGCCCCGTCGAAGAGAAGATCGAAGCCTATGCCTGTGACATCACCTATGGCCCGGGCTATGAATTCGGGTTTGATTTTCTGAAGGACCAACTCGCGATCCGTTCTCGCCACCAAACGCGACTCGGCGAGCGATTCCTCCGCTCGCTGCAAGGGATCGACAGCCATGAAGCGACGCCCGCCCAACGTGGCCATGCGTTTGCGATCATCGATGAAGCCGACAGCGTGTTGATCGATGAAGCCACCACACCGCTGATCTTGGCCGGCGGAAAAAGCAGTGCCGCGACGTCGCCGGCCCTGTATCAATTTGCCCGCCGCATCTCGCTGGATTTGAGCGAAGACGACGACTACATCATCGATCCGATCAAACGCACGATTCGGTTAACCCCCGATGGCTGGAAACGGATCCATCAAAGGTTTGATTCACGGCCGCCGGGTCAACTCGCCCGCCCCTGGAGCCAATTGATCGAAAACGCCTTGCGGGCCGAGCGGATCCTGCAATGCGACGTCGATTACGTTGTGCAAGAAGGCCAGGTCATGATCGTCGACCCGAACACGGGCCGCATCCACGACGAACGAAAATGGAGCAGCGGGTTGCACCAGGCGGTCGAGGCCAAAGAACAAGTCGAGATGACCGATGAAAATGAAACACACGCCCGCATCACCCGGCAGCGTTACATCGGGTTCTACGACGGTGTCGCGGGACTGACCGGAACCGCATCGGACAGCGAATCGGAACTGCGGGAATTCTATCGATTGCCGGTCGTGCGGATCGAAACCAACAAGCCCTGCGTCCGCCAACACCTTCCGCTGCGCTGCTTTGATTCGTGCCGGAACAAATTCGACGCGATCGCCGATGACGCGGCCGGGCGCAGTCGCCGCGGCCAGCCGGTCTTGATCGGGACCGGGACGATCCAAGAAAGCAAACTGCTCAGTCGGCGATTAAGCGAACAGGGAATTTCACACGTCGTTTTGAACGGCCTGCAAGATGACGAGGAGGCGTCGATCGTCCGCCGGGCCGGCGTCTCGGGAGCCGTCACCGTCGCCACGAACATGGCCGGACGCGGCACCGACATCAAACCCGACGCCGGGGCCCTGGCCGCCGGAGGGCTGCACGTTGCGGCCGCGTCGATGCACGCCTGCCAGCGCGTCGATCGTCAACTCGCCGGCCGCGCCGCCCGCCAAGGCGACCCGGGAAGCTGCCAGTTCTATGCCGCTGCCGATGATGAACTGATTCAATCGCGCGGTCCGGATTTGGCCGCGGAGATGATCGCCTCGGCCGGCCCGACCGGTGAATGCCGCAAAGATTTTTCCGTCGCGCTGCGACGAATTCAACGACAGGCCGAGGCCGACGCGCTCGTGCAGCGGCAACGCATGGTCGCCCACGACGACTGGATGGAGTCGGTGCAATCGTCACTGGCCAGACGTGCCTAA